A single region of the Pygocentrus nattereri isolate fPygNat1 chromosome 27, fPygNat1.pri, whole genome shotgun sequence genome encodes:
- the thap7 gene encoding THAP domain-containing protein 7 isoform X2, producing MPRHCSAAGCNSRDTRDARKAGLTFHRLPKRGNPRRATWILNSHRKGPEGKGQWDPQSDYIYFCSKHFTPDSFELSGVSGYRRLKDDAVPTVVETSSFQRGKTSRGRGRPRNVERQMRTKKRTENEGSDSKEVPINEAFIQNVTSEGEAEKSNTVNGEQANEQSPPLSSEDVQTNKTSPNSQPTDIAPNPTSPRPPSPSCYMRRLPPPPGFYLAKEHNYAQLCPLVWRKRYDKAIDNLEKALRLLSAARRRENRLRLTLLRLRESRLKSTLSRIQDSSRRKEGQGGQGRVSVLATQSEKATRIDRSGTPEGLEESEIEGTNEDMELFTEEGWRRPAPTAKERVPVEEEDGCCFYCGRGREDEESKEVRDRRMSHRATESQGPLESHKPKRIQEGKRERGKTPSIFIGRKAESTRNDAPAVEPKDCYFYYCENDASEDQTRTASLDSPPQQNIDGEASLELCGKPLQQLTLLHPQTEMLLQMHTVPGPTQSTVTLQEATSPLQLQQLHLLQPSVGLQPGLLLPDMTTREGNMSQSDQEAGNHIYVVQERSDSHLLLVPVSTDTRESSGVSVDTVLQNMETQSILLTGEGFQQGASEDGDSLGVESNLTGLRNTRLRESQNGNQSNLRATVVSGDVRQRLKEHLEGFQLQLSSEFVD from the exons ATGCCCAGACATTGCTCTGCCGCAGGCTGCAATTCACGTGATACCAGAGATGCTCGGAAAGCTGGTCTCACTTTTCACAG GTTGCCGAAAAGGGGCAATCCTCGGCGTGCCACCTGGATTCTGAATTCTCATCGCAAAGGTCCCGAGGGGAAAGGGCAGTGGGATCCTCAGAGTGACTACATCTATTTTTGCTCTAAACATTTCACCCCTGACAGCTTTGAACTCTCTGGAGTCAG TGGCTATCGCAGACTGAAAGATGATGCAGTACCCACAGTGGTTGAAACCTCATCTTTCCAAAGAGGCAAGACCTCCAGGGGAAGAGGCAGACCACGAAATGTGGAAAGACAGATGAG GACAAAGAAGCGAACTGAAAATGAGGGATCGGACAGTAAGGAGGTTCCAATCAACGAGGCTTTCATACAGAATGTGACTAGTGAAGGTGAAGCTGAGAAATCCAACACAGTCAATGGGGAACAGGCAAATGAGCAAAGCCCTCCACTTTCGTCTGAAGATGTTCAAACCAATAAGACATCACCAAATAGTCAACCAACAGACATCGCTCCCAATCCAACTTCACCACGGCCACCTTCTCCATCCTGCTATATGAGGcgcctccctcctcctcctggcTTCTATCTGGCCAAAGAGCACAACTATGCTCAGCTGTGCCCCCTAGTATGGCGTAAACGTTACGATAAAGCCATCGATAACTTGGAAAAGGCACTGCGTTTGCTTAGTGCTGCCCGCCGCCGGGAAAACCGCCTACGGCTTACGCTGCTGCGCCTCCGAGAGAGCAGGCTAAAGAGCACTTTATCCCGAATTCAAGACAGCAGCCGAAGGAAGGAGGGTCAGGGAGGCCAAGGTAGGGTTTCCGTCTTGGCTACTCAGAGTGAAAAGGCTACAAGAATAGACAGAAGTGGAACTCCTGAAGGGCTGGAGGAGAGTGAGATAGAGGGTACAAATGAAGACATGGAGCTTTTCACTGAAGAGGGTTGGAGAAGGCCAGCACCCACAGCAAAGGAGAGAGTACCTGTAGAAGAAGAGGACGGATGCTGTTTTTACTGTGGTCGGGGTAGAGAAGATGAGGAATCAAAAGAAGTAAGGGATAGGCGAATGTCTCATAGGGCCACTGAAAGCCAAGGGCCTCTTGAAAGTCATAAACCTAAGAGAATTCAAGaaggcaaaagagagagagggaagacaCCCAGCATATTCATAGGTCGAAAGGCTGAGAGCACAAGAAATGATGCTCCTGCTGTAGAGCCAAAGGACtgttacttctattactgtgaAAATGATGCAAGTGAGGACCAAACAAGGACTGCCTCCTTGGATTCACCTCCCCAGCAGAACATAGATGGAGAAGCTTCTCTGGAACTCTGTGGCAAGCCATTGCAGCAACTTACCCTGCTGCACCCTCAGACTGAAATGCTCTTGCAGATGCATACGGTGCCTGGACCTACACAATCTACAGTAACGCTACAGGAGGCAACATCTCCACttcagctgcagcagcttcatcTTTTGCAGCCCAGTGTGGGCCTTCAGCCAGGACTTCTCCTTCCAGACATGACAACAAGGGAAGGGAACATGTCACAAAGTGACCAAGAAGCAGGAAATCATATTTATGTGGTGCAAGAAAGATCAGACAGTCACTTGCTGCTGGTACCTGTTTCTACTGATACCAGGGAGAGTAGTGGGGTCAGTGTTGACACCGTGCTTCAGAATATGGAAACCCAGTCGATATTGTTGACAGGAGAAGGCTTTCAGCAAGGAGCCAGTGAAGACGGGGATAGCCTAGGTGTTGAGAGTAACCTCACAGGGTTAAGAAATACTAGGTTGAG
- the LOC108441811 gene encoding perforin-1-like → MRHKMGWMSRYLLSCWIWCSLFSLVNAEEQPELGGPEDCNNADFVPGYNLGGEGFDVVKMEQKGSYVIDMDKWDIGNGSCKMYENPYLNDKKQKTPAAVVFWRALPKCSMKVSSKMYDSSEALVNDSTSSISNNWKMGLDVMCKGSVSVGGTHSREAQFGMKKSKEDDFSFTKHGVECSFYSYKIASSPPLHHEFLQALRSLPREYEKDSYQRIIDMFGTHYTTGVELGGKMKAVTAIRTCKAALSGLTVTAVKDCLDVEASGTHDDFTLSTEFKHCQALKKKMNTDEKFSSMFNERQTEIVGGNINGEDFLFSRNSHPNSLNQWLDSLKTIPDVVTYTLHPLHSVLNKNHPARNGLRKAVENYICDNALKKVCCGSCKIGHQNSARDRCACVCERSQTVLSNCCPVEKGLATLKVFNLYANGLYGDLSSETDGSVEVSYSHMVRRTAIITGNDNPRWTESFEYAPVKLSISKKLSFKVYDADTYWNSDLLGECSFDLRSGQVTDTCFFKHGSFFFSYSVECAPSLQGPKCADYSASPMDSHLAKIFQSRNGILAKDMWKLQEAQNYSNSPYFKGYK, encoded by the exons ATGAGACACAA AATGGGGTGGATGAGTCGTTACCTTCTCAGCTGTTGGATTTGgtgttctcttttctccttgGTCAATGCTGAAGAACAACCAGAACTGGGTGGTCCAGAAGACTGCAACAATGCTGACTTCGTTCCTGGCTACAACCTTGGTGGAGAAGGCTTTGACGTTGTGAAGATGGAGCAAAAAGGGTCTTATGTCATCGACATGGACAAGTGGGACATTGGGAATGGCAGTTGCAAAATGTATGAGAACCCATACCTGAATGACAAAAAGCAGAAGACACCAGCTGCTGTGGTGTTCTGGAGAGCACTCCCAAAGTGTTCAATGAAGGTCTCCAGCAAGATGTATGATTCGAGTGAAGCTCTTGTGAACGATTCTACTTCTTCAATCTCAAACAACTGGAAAATGGGGCTCGATGTGATGTGTAAGGGTTCAGTTTCGGTAGGAGGAACTCATTCCCGTGAAGCACAATTCGGTATGAAGAAGTCAAAAGAGGACGATTTCAGCTTTACCAAGCATGGTGTTGAATGCAGCTTTTACAG CTACAAAATAGCATCTTCACCCCCACTGCATCATGAGTTTCTTCAGGCTCTGCGGTCTCTCCCCCGAGAATATGAAAAGGACTCCTATCAACGCATAATTGACATGTTCGGCACACATTATACCACAGGAGTGGAGTTAGGTGGGAAGATGAAAGCAGTAACAGCCATCAGAACCTGTAAAGCAGCACTGAGTGGACTTACAGTTACAGCGGTCAAAGACTGTTTGGATGTGGAAGCATCAGGCACACATGATGATTTTACTTTGAGTACAGAGTTCAAACACTGTCAAGCcctaaagaagaaaatgaatacAGATGAAAAATTCAGCTCAATGTTTAATGAGCGACAGACAGAGATTGTAGGAGGGAACATCAATGGTGAGGATTTCCTTTTCTCCAGGAACTCGCACCCAAATTCTCTAAACCAGTGGCTGGATTCCCTGAAGACCATCCCAGATGTTGTGACATACACTCTTCACCCCCTACATTCAGTGCTGAACAAGAACCACCCTGCCAGGAATGGACTAAGGAAGGCAGTAGAAAATTATATCTGTGACAACGCCTTAAAAAAGGTATGCTGTGGGTCCTGTAAGATAGGGCACCAGAATAGTGCAAGAGATCGCTGTGCCTGTGTTTGTGAAAGAAGTCAAACTGTACTGTCCAACTGCTGTCCTGTTGAAAAAGGTCTAGCCACACTGAAGGTTTTCAACCTCTACGCCAATGGTTTATATGGAGACCTCTCGAGTGAAACAGATGGCTCTGTAGAGGTCAGTTACAGTCACATGGTCAGGCGCACTGCCATAATTACAGGTAATGACAATCCCCGTTGGACAGAATCATTTGAGTATGCTCCCGTCAAGCTGTCCATCAGCAAAAAACTCTCTTTCAAAGTATATGATGCAGACACGTACTGGAACAGTGACCTTCTTGGAGAGTGCTCCTTTGACCTGAGAAGTGGACAAGTGACTGACACGTGTTTCTTCAAGCATGGCAGCTTCTTTTTCTCCTATTCTGTAGAATGTGCTCCTAGTCTGCAGGGTCCAAAGTGTGCAGATTACAGTGCTTCTCCGATGGACTCCCATCTGGCCAAAATATTCCAGTCCAGAAACGGCATTCTGGCTAAAGATATGTGGAAGCTCCAGGAGGCCCAGAATTACTCCAATAGCCCCTATTTCAAGGGTTATAAATAG
- the thap7 gene encoding THAP domain-containing protein 7 isoform X1, protein MHQQPEPGHFLSACADPQRKKKTAIFVRSKGSVMPRHCSAAGCNSRDTRDARKAGLTFHRLPKRGNPRRATWILNSHRKGPEGKGQWDPQSDYIYFCSKHFTPDSFELSGVSGYRRLKDDAVPTVVETSSFQRGKTSRGRGRPRNVERQMRTKKRTENEGSDSKEVPINEAFIQNVTSEGEAEKSNTVNGEQANEQSPPLSSEDVQTNKTSPNSQPTDIAPNPTSPRPPSPSCYMRRLPPPPGFYLAKEHNYAQLCPLVWRKRYDKAIDNLEKALRLLSAARRRENRLRLTLLRLRESRLKSTLSRIQDSSRRKEGQGGQGRVSVLATQSEKATRIDRSGTPEGLEESEIEGTNEDMELFTEEGWRRPAPTAKERVPVEEEDGCCFYCGRGREDEESKEVRDRRMSHRATESQGPLESHKPKRIQEGKRERGKTPSIFIGRKAESTRNDAPAVEPKDCYFYYCENDASEDQTRTASLDSPPQQNIDGEASLELCGKPLQQLTLLHPQTEMLLQMHTVPGPTQSTVTLQEATSPLQLQQLHLLQPSVGLQPGLLLPDMTTREGNMSQSDQEAGNHIYVVQERSDSHLLLVPVSTDTRESSGVSVDTVLQNMETQSILLTGEGFQQGASEDGDSLGVESNLTGLRNTRLRESQNGNQSNLRATVVSGDVRQRLKEHLEGFQLQLSSEFVD, encoded by the exons ATGCACCAACAGCCGGAGCCGGGGCACTTTCTGAGCGCATGCGCAGATCcacagaggaagaagaagaccGCCATCTTCGTGAGGTCGAAAGGCTCAGTG ATGCCCAGACATTGCTCTGCCGCAGGCTGCAATTCACGTGATACCAGAGATGCTCGGAAAGCTGGTCTCACTTTTCACAG GTTGCCGAAAAGGGGCAATCCTCGGCGTGCCACCTGGATTCTGAATTCTCATCGCAAAGGTCCCGAGGGGAAAGGGCAGTGGGATCCTCAGAGTGACTACATCTATTTTTGCTCTAAACATTTCACCCCTGACAGCTTTGAACTCTCTGGAGTCAG TGGCTATCGCAGACTGAAAGATGATGCAGTACCCACAGTGGTTGAAACCTCATCTTTCCAAAGAGGCAAGACCTCCAGGGGAAGAGGCAGACCACGAAATGTGGAAAGACAGATGAG GACAAAGAAGCGAACTGAAAATGAGGGATCGGACAGTAAGGAGGTTCCAATCAACGAGGCTTTCATACAGAATGTGACTAGTGAAGGTGAAGCTGAGAAATCCAACACAGTCAATGGGGAACAGGCAAATGAGCAAAGCCCTCCACTTTCGTCTGAAGATGTTCAAACCAATAAGACATCACCAAATAGTCAACCAACAGACATCGCTCCCAATCCAACTTCACCACGGCCACCTTCTCCATCCTGCTATATGAGGcgcctccctcctcctcctggcTTCTATCTGGCCAAAGAGCACAACTATGCTCAGCTGTGCCCCCTAGTATGGCGTAAACGTTACGATAAAGCCATCGATAACTTGGAAAAGGCACTGCGTTTGCTTAGTGCTGCCCGCCGCCGGGAAAACCGCCTACGGCTTACGCTGCTGCGCCTCCGAGAGAGCAGGCTAAAGAGCACTTTATCCCGAATTCAAGACAGCAGCCGAAGGAAGGAGGGTCAGGGAGGCCAAGGTAGGGTTTCCGTCTTGGCTACTCAGAGTGAAAAGGCTACAAGAATAGACAGAAGTGGAACTCCTGAAGGGCTGGAGGAGAGTGAGATAGAGGGTACAAATGAAGACATGGAGCTTTTCACTGAAGAGGGTTGGAGAAGGCCAGCACCCACAGCAAAGGAGAGAGTACCTGTAGAAGAAGAGGACGGATGCTGTTTTTACTGTGGTCGGGGTAGAGAAGATGAGGAATCAAAAGAAGTAAGGGATAGGCGAATGTCTCATAGGGCCACTGAAAGCCAAGGGCCTCTTGAAAGTCATAAACCTAAGAGAATTCAAGaaggcaaaagagagagagggaagacaCCCAGCATATTCATAGGTCGAAAGGCTGAGAGCACAAGAAATGATGCTCCTGCTGTAGAGCCAAAGGACtgttacttctattactgtgaAAATGATGCAAGTGAGGACCAAACAAGGACTGCCTCCTTGGATTCACCTCCCCAGCAGAACATAGATGGAGAAGCTTCTCTGGAACTCTGTGGCAAGCCATTGCAGCAACTTACCCTGCTGCACCCTCAGACTGAAATGCTCTTGCAGATGCATACGGTGCCTGGACCTACACAATCTACAGTAACGCTACAGGAGGCAACATCTCCACttcagctgcagcagcttcatcTTTTGCAGCCCAGTGTGGGCCTTCAGCCAGGACTTCTCCTTCCAGACATGACAACAAGGGAAGGGAACATGTCACAAAGTGACCAAGAAGCAGGAAATCATATTTATGTGGTGCAAGAAAGATCAGACAGTCACTTGCTGCTGGTACCTGTTTCTACTGATACCAGGGAGAGTAGTGGGGTCAGTGTTGACACCGTGCTTCAGAATATGGAAACCCAGTCGATATTGTTGACAGGAGAAGGCTTTCAGCAAGGAGCCAGTGAAGACGGGGATAGCCTAGGTGTTGAGAGTAACCTCACAGGGTTAAGAAATACTAGGTTGAG
- the LOC119262562 gene encoding perforin-1-like, which produces MGWMSRYLLSCWIWCSLLTMLNTEQPELGGPEDCKNADFVPGYNLGGEGFDVVKMERKGSYVIDMEKWDTGNGSCKMYSNAYLKKAKQKTPAAVVFWRALPKCSMKVSSKMYESSEALVNDSTSSISNNWKTGLDVMFKGSGSLGGTHSREAQFGMKKSKEDNFSFTKHVVKCSFYSYKIASSPPLHREFLQALQSLPREYDSHAYQRIIDMFGTHFTTGVELGGKMKAVTAIRTCKAALSGLTDTAVKDCLDVEASGTYKTATLSTESQHCRDLKKKMSTDEKFSSMFNERQTEIVGGNINGEDLLFSRNSHPNSLKQWLGSLKTIPDVVTYTLHPLHSVLNKNHPARNGLKKAVENYIRDNALKKVCCGSCKIGHQNSARDRCACVCEANANILSNCCPVQKGLATLKVFKLRANGLYGDRWTETDGSVEVSYGDTVRRTAVIKDNNNPRWTESIEFGPVKLSISKKLSFKVYDEDTYWNSDLLGECSFDLRSGKVTDTCFFQYGTFFFSYSVECAPSLQGPKCADYSASPMDSHLAKIFQSRNGILAKDMWKLQEAQNYSNNPYFKGYKQ; this is translated from the exons ATGGGGTGGATGAGTCGGTACCTTCTCAGCTGTTGGATTTGGTGTTCACTTCTCACCATGCTGAATACTGAACAACCAGAACTGGGTGGTCCAGAAGACTGCAAGAATGCTGACTTTGTTCCTGGCTACAACCTCGGTGGAGAAGGCTTTGATGTTGTAAAGATGGAGCGAAAAGGGTCTTATGTCATCGACATGGAAAAGTGGGACACTGGGAATGGCAGCTGCAAAATGTACAGTAACGCATACCTGAAGAAGGCAAAGCAGAAGACACCAGCTGCTGTGGTGTTCTGGAGAGCACTCCCAAAGTGTTCAATGAAGGTCTCCAGCAAGATGTATGAGTCGAGTGAAGCTCTTGTGAACGATTCTACTTCTTCAATCTCAAACAACTGGAAAACTGGACTCGATGTGATGTTTAAGGGTTCGGGTTCATTAGGAGGAACTCATTCCCGTGAAGCACAATTCGGTATGAAGAAGTCAAAGGAGGACAATTTCAGCTTTACCAAGCATGTTGTCAAATGCAGCTTTTACAG CTACAAAATAGCATCTTCACCACCACTGCATCGTGAGTTTCTTCAGGCTCTGCAGTCTCTTCCCCGAGAATATGATTCACATGCCTATCAACGCATAATTGACATGTTTGGCACACACTTTACAACAGGAGTGGAGTTAGGTGGGAAGATGAAAGCAGTAACAGCCATCAGAACCTGTAAAGCAGCACTGAGTGGACTTACAGATACAGCGGTCAAAGACTGTTTGGATGTGGAAGCATCAGGCACATACAAGACTGCTACTTTGAGTACAGAATCCCAACACTGTCGAGActtaaagaagaaaatgagcaCAGATGAAAAATTCAGCTCAATGTTTAATGAGCGACAGACAGAGATTGTAGGAGGGAACATCAATGGTGAGGATCTCCTTTTCTCCAGGAACTCACACCCAAATTCTTTAAAACAGTGGCTGGGTTCCCTGAAGACCATCCCAGATGTTGTGACATACACTCTTCACCCCCTACATTCAGTGCTGAACAAGAACCACCCTGCCAGGAACGGACTAAAGAAGGCAGTAGAAAATTATATCCGTGACAACGCCTTAAAAAAGGTTTGCTGTGGGTCCTGTAAGATAGGGCACCAGAATAGTGCAAGAGATCGCTGTGCCTGTGTTTGTGAAGCAAATGCAAATATACTGTCCAATTGCTGTCCTGTTCAAAAAGGTCTAGCCACACTGAAGGTTTTCAAACTCCGAGCCAATGGTTTATATGGAGACCGCTGGACTGAAACAGATGGCTCTGTAGAGGTCAGTTACGGCGACACGGTCAGGCGCACTGCCGTAATTAAAGATAATAACAATCCCCGTTGGACAGAATCAATTGAGTTTGGTCCCGTCAAGCTGTCCATCAGCAAAAAACTCTCTTTCAAAGTATATGATGAAGACACGTACTGGAACAGTGACCTTCTTGGAGAGTGCTCCTTTGACCtgagaagtggaaaagtgacTGACACGTGTTTCTTCCAATATggcactttctttttctcctatTCTGTAGAATGTGCTCCTAGTCTGCAGGGTCCAAAGTGTGCAGATTACAGTGCTTCTCCGATGGACTCCCATCTGGCCAAAATATTCCAGTCCAGAAACGGCATTCTGGCTAAAGATATGTGGAAGCTCCAGGAGGCCCAGAATTACTCCAATAACCCCTATTTCAAGGGTTATAAACAGTAA